A DNA window from Hemibagrus wyckioides isolate EC202008001 linkage group LG11, SWU_Hwy_1.0, whole genome shotgun sequence contains the following coding sequences:
- the casp20 gene encoding caspase 20, apoptosis-related cysteine peptidase, which yields MQTLLEKKVFIIGTLSADPDYILQHVQQDKIITVRDYRNLNHSNYTKEKIVTNLLDTVMNKGDAMCHKFVDLLQQEEVQNTFPELKELFIRAPASHKQAEKTNNGAKAADEIIEYKMSSVPRGLCLIINNVKFDPSLPDRPGSMRDEESIKEVFQWLGFTLDVYRNQTAEETKDLLKSYSQKPHDGDCFVCFIMSHGSKDGVHGTDGGIFSKDDIFGPFSGKSCPSLVDKPKVFFIQTCRGREYQLGVQIQSDSYEEVKAKVEIEDEESLQLDSFEMTTIPSDADFLIARSTIKGYYSFRNTDTGSWFIQSLCKQLKTHCPKGEDVQSILLYVNNEVSEKKASNIYKQMPIHKVTLRKKLVFRVPDQQ from the exons ATGCAGACTCTGCTTGAAAAGAAAGTCTTCATTATCGGCACCCTGTCAGCTGACCCTGACTACATCTTACAGCATGTCCAACAGGATAAAATCATCACCGTTCGTGACTACAGAAATCTTAACCATAGTAATTACACAAAGGAGAAAATTGTCACTAACCTTCTGGACACCGTGATGAACAAGGGTGATGCAATGTGTCACAAATTTGTGGATCTCTTGCAACAAGAAGAGGTTCAGAACACTTTCCCTGAGCTGAAGGAACTTTTTATTCGTGCACCCGCATCACACAAACAGGCTGAGAAAACAA ATAATGGAGCCAAAGCAGCTGATGAG atTATCGAATACAAAATGTCCAGCGTACCTCGTGGTCTCTGTTTGATCATTAACAATGTCAAATTTGATCCATCCCTCCCAGACCGCCCCGGATCTATGCGTGATGAAg AGTCTATAAAAGAGGTTTTCCAGTGGCTGGGTTTTACTCTGGATGTGTATAGAAATCAAACCGCAGAGGAGACGAAGGATCTGCTGAAGAGCTACAGCCAGAAACCCCACGATGGTGACTGTTTTGTCTGCTTCATCATGAGCCATGGCTCCAAAGATGGGGTGCATGGCACAGATGGAGGCATCTTTTCCAAAGATGACATCTTTGGTCCATTTAGTGGAAAGTCATGTCCAAGCCTAGTCGATAAACCCAAAGTGTTTTTCATCCAGACTTGCCGAGGAAGAGAGTACCAACTGGGTGTTCAAATCCAGTCTGATAGCTACGAGGAAGTAAAAGCAAAAGTGGAAATCGAAGATGAAGAATCATTACAACTGGATAGTTTTGAGATGACCACCATACCATCTGATGCAGATTTCCTCATAGCGAGGTCAACCATTAAAGGATACTACTCGTTCAGGAACACAGATACGGGCTCTTGGTTCATTCAGTCCTTGTGTAAGCAACTAAAAACGCACTGCCCCAA GGGTGAGGATGTCCAATCTATCCTGCTGTATGTCAATAACGAAGTCAGTGAAAAAAAAGCTTCTAACATTTATAAACAGATGCCTATCCATAAAGTGACCTTGAGGAAGAAGCTGGTGTTCCGTGTGCCAGACCAGCAGTAG
- the casp8 gene encoding caspase-8, whose protein sequence is MDVDKLHELDEQLTKSEVAALKFLCMDHIGRKRLETVKDAKDLFIRLEEQDLLADELFLTDLIFTIGRCDLLSILGANKTHVSRQLENQSSGVSLYRKMLYKLSEDVTDENLHSIKFLLNGLPRAKLTSATFLDVLAEMEKMEKLGEDNLNELENVLSRCSKDLAYRVQRFKANGTRRPVCISTTGEEEENISLPVQPQEELMPMPNISIAETNPQLIGSMTVNESMDTDSQEMQGSQMSPANANNVDDYYHLTQRPVGYCVIINNYTFDKSTKFPPRRGTDKDKDALTEVFQRMHFLVGVEKDLVSSDMLKTMDKFSKEDHSKMDAFVCCILSHGEKGAVFGTDGKPVQIRDLTKPFAGCKTLTGKPKLFFIQACQGTELQKGVLRQDGNEDDELEDDAETAVSPYVPIEADFLIGMATVESYMSFRHTINGSIYIQELCKELKSGCPRNEDILSILTKVNRNVSAQDLKNSKQMPEPRYTLTKKLVLPMD, encoded by the exons ATGGATGTCGATAAACTTCATGAGCTTGATGAGCAGCTTACAAAGAGCGAGGTCGCAGCACTGAAGTTCCTCTGCATGGATCACATCGGCAGGAAACGACTGGAGACTGTGAAGGATGCAAAAGACCTGTTCATCCGACTCGAAGAGCAAGATTTGCTCGCGGATGAACTCTTCCTCACTGACCTGATCTTCACTATTGGCCGCTGTGACTTACTTTCCATCCTGGGTGCTAACAAAACACACGTTAGCAGACAGTTGGAAAATCAGAGCTCTGGTGTTTCACTGTAcag AAAGATGCTGTATAAGCTATCTGAAGACGTAACGGACGAAAACCTTCATAGCATAAAGTTCCTTCTGAACGGCCTACCTAGAGCAAAACTGACTTCTGCt ACGTTTTTGGACGTCCTGGCTGAGATGGAGAAAATGGAAAAGCTCGGAGAAGACAACCTGAATGAACTAGAGAATGTTCTGAGTAGATGTAGCAAAGACCTAGCTTATAGGGTACAGAGATTCAAGGCAAATGGGACAAGGAGACCTGTTTGCATCTCAACAACAG GTGAGGAGGAAGAAAACATCAGTCTGCCTGTGCAGCCTCAAGAGGAACTTATGCCCATGCCT AACATATCCATAGCAGAAACAAACCCCCAAT TGATCGGTTCCATGACTGTGAATGAGAGCATGGACACAGACTCACAAGAAATGCAAGGCTCCCAAATGTCACCAGCAAATGCAAACAAT GTGGATGACTATTATCACTTAACCCAGCGGCCTGTTGGATACTGTGTGATTATTAACAACTACACCTTTGACAAGAGCACTAAATTCCCCCCGAGGAGAGGGACGGATAAAGATAAAG ATGCACTTACTGAAGTTTTCCAGAGAATGCATTTCTTAGTGGGAGTAGAAAAAGATCTTGTGAGTTCAGACATGCTGAAAACCATGGACAAATTTTCAAAGGAGGACCACTCAAAAATGGATGCCTTTGTATGCTGCATCCTCTCACATGGCGAAAAGGGTGCCGTGTTTGGGACCGACGGCAAACCTGTCCAGATCCGTGATCTCACGAAACCATTTGCCGGCTGTAAAACGCTCACGGGCAAGCCCAAACTTTTCTTCATCCAGGCATGTCAGGGCACTGAGCTGCAGAAGGGTGTGTTGAGGCAAGATGGAAACGAAGATGATGAGCTGGAGGACGATGCCGAAACAGCTGTGAGTCCTTATGTCCCTATTGAAGCAGACTTCCTGATCGGCATGGCAACTGTGGAGTCCTACATGTCTTTCCGTCACACAATAAATGGATCCATTTACATCCAGGAGTTGTGCAAAGAACTGAAGTCGGGCTGCCCTAG AAATGAAGACATCCTGTCAATACTGACGAAGGTGAACCGCAATGTGAGTGCCCAAGATTTAAAGAACAGCAAGCAGATGCCTGAGCCTCGCTACACCCTTACTAAGAAGCTGGTGCTGCCCATGGACTGA